One window of Ictalurus punctatus breed USDA103 chromosome 22, Coco_2.0, whole genome shotgun sequence genomic DNA carries:
- the fsta gene encoding follistatin-A isoform X1: MLRMLKRVQLRRGSLLLLLWLCHFIQEQKVQAGNCWLQQGKNGRCQVLYMPGMSREECCRSGRLGTYWTEEDVPNSTLFRWTIFNGGAPNCMPCKETCENVDCGPGKKCKMNRRSKPRCVCAPDCSNITWKGPVCGSDGKTYRDECALLKSKCKGRPDLEVQYQGKCKKTCRDVLCPGSSTCVVDQTNNAYCVTCNRVCPEVTSPDQYLCGNDGIVYASACHLRRATCLQGKSIGVAYEGKCIKAKSCDDIQCSGGKKCLWDERLGRGRCVLCLDETCPESRADEAVCASDNTSYPSTCAMKQAACSMGVLLEVKHSGSCNSITEDQEEDNDDEDDDEDDEDDEDQDYMAHIHLSPIMDG, encoded by the exons ATGTTGAGGATGCTAAAGCGCGTTCAGCTCCGCCGGGGCTCGCTTTTATTACTCCTGTGGCTCTGTCATTTCATTCAAGAGCAGAAAGTGCAAG CTGGGAACTGCTGGCTCCAGCAAGGGAAGAACGGCCGCTGCCAGGTGCTCTACATGCCAGGCATGAGCCGTGAGGAGTGCTGCAGGAGCGGGAGACTGGGAACCTACTGGACCGAGGAGGACGTCCCGAATAGTACCCTGTTCCGCTGGACCATCTTTAATGGAGGAGCGCCCAACTGCATGCCATGCAAAG AGACGTGTGAGAACGTGGACTGTGGACCCGGGAAGAAGTGTAAGATGAACAGGAGGAGTAAGCCACGCTGCGTCTGCGCCCCTGACTGTTCCAACATCACCTGGAAGGGGCCAGTGTGCGGCTCAGATGGAAAAACATACCGTGACGAATGTGCACTCCTGAAATCGAAGTGTAAAGGGCGACCCGATCTGGAGGTGCAATACCAGGGCAAATGCAAAA AGACGTGCCGTGATGTGCTTTGCCCTGGCAGTTCGACGTGCGTCGTGGACCAGACCAACAACGCCTACTGCGTCACGTGCAACCGCGTGTGTCCCGAGGTGACGTCACCAGACCAGTACCTGTGCGGCAATGACGGCATCGTCTACGCCAGCGCCTGCCACTTACGGAGAGCCACGTGCCTGCAGGGCAAATCCATCGGCGTGGCCTATGAGGGCAAATGCATCA agGCCAAATCGTGCGATGATATCCAGTGCAGTGGAGGGAAGAAGTGTCTGTGGGATGAGCGATTGGGACGCGGCCGGTGCGTGCTCTGCCTTGACGAGACGTGTCCCGAGAGTCGCGCGGACGAGGCCGTGTGCGCGAGTGACAACACCTCGTACCCGAGCACGTGCGCCATGAAGCAGGCTGCATGCTCCATGGGCGTGCTGCTGGAGGTTAAGCATTCAGGATCATGCAACT CCATTACAGAAGACCAGGAGGAGGACAacgatgatgaggatgatgatgaggatgatgaggatgatgaagaccAGGACTACATGGCTCACATCCATTTATCACCAATAATGGACGGATAA
- the fsta gene encoding follistatin-A isoform X2, with protein sequence MLRMLKRVQLRRGSLLLLLWLCHFIQEQKVQAGNCWLQQGKNGRCQVLYMPGMSREECCRSGRLGTYWTEEDVPNSTLFRWTIFNGGAPNCMPCKETCENVDCGPGKKCKMNRRSKPRCVCAPDCSNITWKGPVCGSDGKTYRDECALLKSKCKGRPDLEVQYQGKCKKTCRDVLCPGSSTCVVDQTNNAYCVTCNRVCPEVTSPDQYLCGNDGIVYASACHLRRATCLQGKSIGVAYEGKCIKAKSCDDIQCSGGKKCLWDERLGRGRCVLCLDETCPESRADEAVCASDNTSYPSTCAMKQAACSMGVLLEVKHSGSCNSTVYSPI encoded by the exons ATGTTGAGGATGCTAAAGCGCGTTCAGCTCCGCCGGGGCTCGCTTTTATTACTCCTGTGGCTCTGTCATTTCATTCAAGAGCAGAAAGTGCAAG CTGGGAACTGCTGGCTCCAGCAAGGGAAGAACGGCCGCTGCCAGGTGCTCTACATGCCAGGCATGAGCCGTGAGGAGTGCTGCAGGAGCGGGAGACTGGGAACCTACTGGACCGAGGAGGACGTCCCGAATAGTACCCTGTTCCGCTGGACCATCTTTAATGGAGGAGCGCCCAACTGCATGCCATGCAAAG AGACGTGTGAGAACGTGGACTGTGGACCCGGGAAGAAGTGTAAGATGAACAGGAGGAGTAAGCCACGCTGCGTCTGCGCCCCTGACTGTTCCAACATCACCTGGAAGGGGCCAGTGTGCGGCTCAGATGGAAAAACATACCGTGACGAATGTGCACTCCTGAAATCGAAGTGTAAAGGGCGACCCGATCTGGAGGTGCAATACCAGGGCAAATGCAAAA AGACGTGCCGTGATGTGCTTTGCCCTGGCAGTTCGACGTGCGTCGTGGACCAGACCAACAACGCCTACTGCGTCACGTGCAACCGCGTGTGTCCCGAGGTGACGTCACCAGACCAGTACCTGTGCGGCAATGACGGCATCGTCTACGCCAGCGCCTGCCACTTACGGAGAGCCACGTGCCTGCAGGGCAAATCCATCGGCGTGGCCTATGAGGGCAAATGCATCA agGCCAAATCGTGCGATGATATCCAGTGCAGTGGAGGGAAGAAGTGTCTGTGGGATGAGCGATTGGGACGCGGCCGGTGCGTGCTCTGCCTTGACGAGACGTGTCCCGAGAGTCGCGCGGACGAGGCCGTGTGCGCGAGTGACAACACCTCGTACCCGAGCACGTGCGCCATGAAGCAGGCTGCATGCTCCATGGGCGTGCTGCTGGAGGTTAAGCATTCAGGATCATGCAACT ctaccgTATATTCTCCCATATAG